agctgctcagtggcgCTTTAAGTCAAAAAAAGTTCCACTTCCTGGGCGTAAAAGTACCCAGTCGGGCCCAAAGAGCCAGCTAGCCCTCCGCTAATCTTAATAGTGATAAAAATCATTGAATTGTGCAGCTCTTCTGGACTTTACAAATGTTATCTgaccaaaacaaatcaaattctgatggtaaAACGAGTCATTTCGCTGGGGGTTGTGACTCTCAAAAAATTCATCTGATTTACAggcgtctctttcacaatgcaAGTCTATGGAAAAAAAGTCTTTCTGGGCCCAAAGGCATCTCGTGACGGAAGCctttgttgtaattacacagtttgtAAAATTGACTTCAAAGCCTGGTGCACTTTCTGGGGACTTGAGGAAATGACCtcagatatttttttgtatgaataatacaggtaaaaaaaaaaaaaaaaaattgttctCTTAGTATAAAACCTTGAGTATGTTGATTTCTGGTAGAGTAGTAGCAAAAACAGAAGATTAGCATGGCATACAGTTAACATGTGGCTTGTAACGGGGGTGTGGTTCCTCTCCGGTCCTGCAGGGGGCAGCACACGGCGCCGTGCTCAGTAGAAGGCCTGACTTCCTCCGCTCTCTCCTCCGCTCTCTGACTGTCGCTCCGCCGGAAGCAACACCGTCCAGTGTTTTCCGTAGTCATCGTTGACGAGCGAGTAGTGGGCACCGTCTGCACAAAGAAAGCCCtcagtttgtgtctttgtttctgtagTTAGCTCTCAAAAATGCCGCTGGAGAATCTGGAGGAAGAGGGTCTGCCCAAGAACCCCGATCTGAGGATAGCACAGCTCAAGTTTCTGCTCACGATGGACGGTCACCGACAGGATGCTAAAGTGAAGACGGAGCTCATGGATGCTATCAAAGCTAACAGTGAGTTAGCACCGCTACCGCTGCACTAACGCCAAGTGACTCATCTATGTAGCCTGAATAGCCTGGTCCTTATATACACGGCGCTGATCTTACTCTACCCACATTCTACTATTGGGTGCATAATTGTCTTTTATAATCTGGGAAAAAGAATCAATTTAACACAACGATATTTTAGAGGGAAATTAGCACGTTAGCTTGCTAACTATATTAGCAAACGTCAGCTAGCTAACAAGCAGTCTAAGCTAAGGGCTGTTTGTTCAACTGTGTGTAACATTACCAAGTTATATCccttatattttcatttaaaccaCCTTctactgaaatatatatataaataaatatggacGATGGGGTAGAGAGTGAGATTATGAATGACATGTAATATTCTTTTGTATTAAAATGAACCTAAAACCTTTCTTCTGTTTacacttttcatcattttcctaTAAATACTTCTACATTGTTGTTATATACACTTGTGTCTGTGCATAATAGGTCAAGGGTTGTTTACGTTTATTCagtctgtatctgtgtgagtCCATTGACAGCTGTTTAAactccttgtatgtgttcacacacacttggctgACAGAGCTGAGTCAGATCCTCTGTAGCTTTTTGAGCAGGCTGCCACCATCCAGCCCTCCGGTCAAACACTCCtggtttctctctgctgcagacatgGCGCCTTACTACGAAGGACTGTGCAAGGATCTGAAGTGGCAGCTGGACGGGGACCTGCTCAGCAAAATGAAGAAGGCCAACGAGGAGGAGCTGAAGCGCCTGGATGATGTGCTGGAGGACGCGGAGAAGAACCTGGGAGAGAGCGAGATACGGGACGCCATGATGGCCAAAGCGGAGTATCTGATCAGAATTGGAGACAAGGTAACTCAAAACacctacactactcacaaaaagtgagggatattcgactttcaggtgaaatatatggaaaataaaaaaagtgaatgctacagtgatattatatcatgaaagtagggcatttaagtagaagcatgcaatggtcattttattcatcttaaactatttattgaaagaaaacctaacaacagtggtaggtataccacaacaaaaatttTCGGTGCCTCagtaaattgggacgtggccaaaggacgtccactcctctcctttctgtgactcttccagtctctgtatcactgttccaacctcctgatgacactctgtgaccctctaagctcagtgaacacctccgtctgaggacttcctgtttgaagcctccagtgttgaggtgctgctgatcaactgttaggtgtcgtcttggtctcatgatgtcagaatgtgaacagcaggatgaggaggactgtttaaataccaattctaactgaagcaggaaatgtattggtggattcatggatcaaacctgttgtgaatgttgctgttaagcttcttgttagagaacagcaacttgtgcaaaaagtactgagacactgaacagttggacatgtgcattcaaaggtttagagaaggtcacattaagttcacctggaaaggttagaatgcattttaggttcatcctgagatttcatctgaaagccgaatatccctaactttttgtgagtagtgtatgtgcaGAATTTCTTTGGTACAACATGCTGTACAGATAGATCGACAGTGATAGGACTGCAACTgaggttgtggttgtggttatcattttttaaaaataatctatTAGACGTTTGGCtcaaaaaatagtgaaaaatatcCAACTGTTTTGCAAAGCCCTAGGTGACGCCCTCAAGTGTCTTGTTTTATCCACAACTAAAAGATCTTATGTTTACTGTCCAAGAGGAATAAAGAaaccaggaaatattcacaCTTGAGAAGCTTGAATCAgagaattttgactttttttcttaagAAATGACTCAAACCGATAAATCAATAATATGAATAGTTGGGGACTGATTCAATAATTGACAACCAATCGATTTAATCTTTCGGCTCTATTCAGCTTTAAGACAAACCCGTGTTACGTGTctccttaaccctttaaccttctgctcaaccatatggtagagcacattttgattcactatatcttattgaaaacatgttttacttacgacatctcaaccgtttggtagaggccaatatttcaaaaaatgtggggtctgttcataaaaaaacatagatttttgtaattagtgccccaaggaaataaaatatataaagaataaatttttccatcacttttttcttggtgCGGACCTTAAAGGGTTAACACAGGCACATTTCTCCCCTGATCAGACGGAAGGCAGAATTCATTACATAAAAACAGTGTCACTCTCAGAAAGTTGCTCACctcaaaatgttaataaattcATTTGCTTCCCAGAGAGAGCGCGTTTGTTACGGAGAGTTTTCAGGGCGGAGATGAGAAGCTTAACACACGGATGCGGACCGAGAGTTGACATTCAATTCGGCCGAGTTTATTCTTCATCTGAGGAGCCGCGTGATTGCAGCAGAGAAATTGTCTCACAAACGCACCCAAAATGTCTTCATCATTCATGCTACAAAGATGCCTCTGTGTCATTCTCAGCCCCCTTAACTGAAGTACAGGGTTGAAACACGTCGGTATACACAACAGTATATATCTGCTTGTAGAAAGTAAGCCCCTTCCTGTGCATATGTCCACAGATTGTACACTCAAACTACTAACAGTATTAGTGCCAGTAGTATATTTTTTAAGGGAAATATCACTGGTGTCTTTCCTATTAAGTGAACGCTGCTTTGGGCTCCAAGTACCACTGAGGTCCTCTCGAACATGTTCACCTGTCATTGACTTTTATTAAAGCGAATGGCACTCTCGACTCAAAATAGTATCAGCCTCTCGGATGCCAGATAACGCATATCGGCAGGTTTGTTAATTTGCCGCACATCCCTCCCAAAGGAACCAGATGTTAGAGTGAAGTGGTTTACAGCTTCTTTCTGAAATGGTAGAGCAGCAAGTCCTTATATTAGtaacaatctttttttttggatcttgtgtttttctgtagttACACGTCGGCTCCCATTTGAATAGTAGCAGGTTGAGTGTCATTGTCTTGTGTGTCCACAGGAGGGCGCCCTAACAGCCTTCAGGAAGACCTACGACAAGACCGTGGCTCTGGGTCACAGGCTAGACATCGTCTTCTACCTGTTGAGGATCGGCCTCTTCTACATGGACAGTGACCTCATCACACGCAACTCAGAGAAAGCAAAGAGGTAAAAGCTCTAATATCTTCTCACTGACACGTTTCCACCAGCGGTTTCCGAAATCTTTGCCGTGCTCATCTACCTGCGCCTCTCCCGTCCCCGCAGCCTCATCGAGGAGGGGGGAGACTGGGACAGGAGGAACCGTCTGAAGGTGTACCAGGGCCTGTACTGTGTGGCCATCAGGGACTTCAAACAAGCTGCTGAGCTCTTCCTCGACACAGTCTCCACCTTCACCTCCTACGAGCTCATGGACTACAAGACGTTCGTCACCTACACCGTCTATGTCTGC
This region of Pempheris klunzingeri isolate RE-2024b chromosome 2, fPemKlu1.hap1, whole genome shotgun sequence genomic DNA includes:
- the psmd6 gene encoding 26S proteasome non-ATPase regulatory subunit 6 — translated: MPLENLEEEGLPKNPDLRIAQLKFLLTMDGHRQDAKVKTELMDAIKANNMAPYYEGLCKDLKWQLDGDLLSKMKKANEEELKRLDDVLEDAEKNLGESEIRDAMMAKAEYLIRIGDKEGALTAFRKTYDKTVALGHRLDIVFYLLRIGLFYMDSDLITRNSEKAKSLIEEGGDWDRRNRLKVYQGLYCVAIRDFKQAAELFLDTVSTFTSYELMDYKTFVTYTVYVCMIALKRPDLREKVIKGAEILEVLHSLPSVRQYLFSLYECRYSVFFQSLAMVEQEMKKDWLFAPHYRYYVREMRIQAYSQLLESYRSLTLGYMAEAFGVSTEFIDQELSRFIAAGRLHCKIDKVNEIVETNRPDSKNWQYQETIKKGDLLLNRVQKLSRVINM